The following proteins come from a genomic window of Triticum aestivum cultivar Chinese Spring chromosome 6A, IWGSC CS RefSeq v2.1, whole genome shotgun sequence:
- the LOC123131802 gene encoding GRIP1-associated protein 1 has product MADGDGDGDGGGGEGGGSAEWQPIYDRVQAQAEALAADRARLEAASKVQRESWEAARRLQRSVEELQAAAREKDAEIERLRAEAADASKKLQEVRQADADRRMRWEAAYVDLILGANQKLAELRDVDMEDSRTCAETPNSKARLSQNTVDQACVASDLSTELRKLKRAYETLSSQKDMEVSTLLSEKERARNQLVVMRKAYGVLLRNKNGEAAQTTEAAQKLQRGVDDLKVSAQKKDDEISRLRAEAVAAEKKLQIAQKLQQSVDDLKAAAQKKDDEIDRLRAEVVAAEKKLREMQSLVMEKDDEIQTINDGQDEANQKRRRVSSTSNDDEQSESVEDDDVQNGSD; this is encoded by the exons ATGGccgacggcgacggtgacggcgacggcggcggcggagagggcggCGGGAGCGCCGAGTGGCAGCCCATCTACGACCGGGTCCAGGCGCAGGCCGAGGCTCTCGCCGCCGACCGCGCGCGCCTGGAGGCGGCCAGCAAGGTCCAGCGCGAGTCGTGGGAGGCGGCGCGGAGGCTTCAGCGGAGCGTGGAGGAGCTGCAAGCGGCGGCGCGGGAGAAGGACGCCGAGATCGAGAGATTGCGAGCAGAAGCCGCCGACGCCAGCAAGAAGCTGCAGGAAGTGCGCCAG GCGGATGCGGACAGGAGGATGAGGTGGGAGGCGGCCTACGTGGATCTGATTCTCGGTGCCAACCAGAAGCTCGCCG AACTCAGAGATGTCGACATGGAGGATTCCAGAACTTGTGCAGAAACCCCCAACTCTAAG GCAAGACTCAGTCAGAACACTGTGGATCAGGCATGCGTTGCAAGTGATTTAAGCACGGAGCTAAGAAAACTAAAGCGAGCGTACGAGACTCTGAGCTCACAGAAGGACATGGAAGTTTCTACATTACTCTCAGAAAAGGAACGTGCACGTAACCAGTTGGTTGTAATGCGAAAAGCCTATGGTGTGCTTCTTAGGAACAAGAACGGGGAGGCAGCACAAACTACTGAAGCAGCTCAAAAGCTTCAGCGGGGTGTAGATGATCTTAAAGTGTCGGCCCAAAAGAAGGACGATGAGATTAGCAGATTGCGAGCAGAAGCTGTTGCTGCCGAAAAGAAGCTACAGATAGCTCAAAAGCTTCAGCAGAGCGTGGATGATCTTAAGGCGGCGGCCCAAAAGAAGGATGATGAGATTGACAGATTGCGAGCAGAAGTTGTTGCTGCTGAAAAGAAGCTACGGGAAATGCAATCCTTGGTCATGGAGAAAGATGATGAGATCCAAACAATTAATGATGGGCAAGATGAAGCTAATCAGAAGCGCAGGCGTGTCTCCTCGACTTCAAAT GATGATGAGCAGAGTGAAAgtgttgaggatgatgatgtgcagAATGGAAGTGATTAG